The following are encoded in a window of bacterium SCSIO 12643 genomic DNA:
- a CDS encoding T9SS type A sorting domain-containing protein: MRTLYLIVILVGIFEIGNAQTYVPFPTENMRWKGMEYMYYPNSRKFYDVIIDGDTIIGGITYHKLIEKSWTYYAQGGLTYKPPVFSQKYMGVFRNDSINKKIYLLAEGWNKEEIWYDFSLNIGDTMVNPFHPVSYKSVIDIDTINIDGLARRRLLLAECGDSTNLLANLYFIEGIGSTFGPFASYDCAYEDSEILKCVEQNGSVIYYLFALDSACSIINSVEHLDSSSGKLGISPNPAQETIRIQFLDPNIRASQELKIYSITGQLVFHQMIRPPESEINIETLESGVYMYTIGDQKGKMVVE; encoded by the coding sequence ATGAGAACTTTATACTTAATAGTGATTTTAGTTGGAATATTTGAGATAGGAAACGCTCAAACTTATGTTCCGTTTCCAACCGAAAATATGAGGTGGAAAGGAATGGAATATATGTATTATCCGAACTCTAGGAAGTTTTATGATGTTATTATTGACGGAGACACAATTATTGGGGGGATAACATATCATAAGCTTATCGAAAAAAGTTGGACGTATTATGCTCAGGGAGGTTTAACATATAAACCTCCAGTATTTTCTCAAAAATATATGGGTGTTTTTCGGAATGATAGCATAAATAAAAAGATTTACTTATTAGCTGAAGGATGGAATAAAGAGGAAATTTGGTATGATTTCAGTTTAAATATTGGAGATACTATGGTTAATCCTTTTCATCCGGTATCATATAAATCTGTAATTGATATAGATACAATTAATATTGACGGGTTAGCGAGAAGAAGATTGTTATTAGCCGAATGCGGTGATTCAACTAATTTATTGGCTAATTTATATTTTATAGAAGGCATTGGGAGTACTTTCGGACCATTCGCTTCGTATGATTGTGCTTACGAGGATTCTGAAATATTAAAATGTGTGGAGCAAAATGGTAGTGTAATCTATTATTTATTCGCTTTAGATTCTGCCTGTTCAATAATAAATTCGGTTGAGCATTTAGATAGTAGTTCAGGAAAGTTAGGAATATCCCCAAACCCTGCTCAAGAAACCATCCGAATTCAATTTTTAGACCCTAATATTCGTGCTTCACAAGAACTAAAGATTTATTCCATCACCGGACAATTGGTATTTCATCAAATGATTCGTCCACCGGAATCGGAGATCAATATTGAAACGCTGGAATCTGGAGTGTATATGTATACGATAGGTGATCAGAAAGGGAAGATGGTGGTGGAGTAA
- a CDS encoding T9SS type A sorting domain-containing protein: MNLRYLFIFCLCPVWLMGQWTSPINFEDSNYLDLIIIDTLSNPNNIWQIGKPQKVLFDSAQTSPNAIITDTVNTYPINDTSSFYLWHTNHLTPYNWPALLFNYKIDSDSLYDFGKIEFSTDKGVSWYSLADTNLPYNLRCSSCKDLFTGNSGSDWLDFGIAFVGWDDYFGYTDSILFKFTFYSDGIHNDREGWMIDNIFTYDYYMDVQESNNVSQINITPNPAQETIRIQFLDPNIRDAQELKIYSITGQLVLHQMTYPPESEINIEMLESGVYMYIVGDQRGKMVVE; this comes from the coding sequence ATGAATTTAAGATATTTATTTATTTTTTGTTTGTGCCCAGTATGGTTAATGGGACAATGGACTTCTCCAATAAACTTTGAAGACAGCAATTATTTGGATCTGATTATAATAGATACACTATCTAATCCCAATAATATCTGGCAGATTGGGAAACCTCAAAAAGTGCTATTTGATAGTGCTCAGACCAGTCCCAATGCGATAATTACAGATACGGTCAATACGTATCCAATTAATGATACATCATCTTTTTATTTATGGCATACAAATCATCTTACTCCATATAATTGGCCAGCTTTATTGTTCAATTATAAAATTGATTCAGATTCATTATATGACTTTGGTAAAATTGAATTTTCAACTGATAAGGGAGTTTCTTGGTATTCTTTAGCTGATACCAATTTACCATATAACTTAAGGTGTAGTAGTTGTAAAGATTTATTTACTGGAAATAGTGGTTCTGATTGGTTAGATTTCGGAATAGCCTTTGTTGGTTGGGATGATTATTTTGGATATACAGATAGTATTTTATTCAAATTTACGTTCTATAGTGATGGTATTCATAATGATCGTGAAGGTTGGATGATAGATAATATTTTTACCTACGATTATTATATGGACGTTCAGGAGAGTAACAATGTCTCCCAGATTAATATAACCCCAAACCCAGCACAAGAAACCATCCGAATTCAATTTTTAGACCCCAATATTCGAGACGCCCAAGAATTAAAGATTTATTCCATCACCGGACAATTGGTACTTCATCAAATGACTTACCCACCGGAATCGGAGATCAATATTGAAATGTTGGAATCCGGAGTATATATGTATATCGTAGGGGATCAGAGAGGGAAGATGGTCGTGGAGTGA
- a CDS encoding T9SS type A sorting domain-containing protein produces MKLFKTLLALTITFNSFGQSVDDYISNHNMTFENIQTSVKALYQNKAILTDSDSSDLKNYARWEQFWKTRLNTDGTTGYTDAPDAGFVTCGSLGNWKSEGPSTIPLGTLPINSNGIGRIESIAVYEQNHDIVYAGSNTGGLFKSTNLGNSWQSVFDVDSIRVPGLGIVDIVIHPTNSDIVWIATGLSGPISSRYGAGIYKTTNGGQTWENISQTFNGTTQYKIVADIEMSPLNVNELYVTYEGQIMRTLDGGTTFSVFRTDPNGQKFDKLKMINSGGDMLLYVTAHKNGSNPARVWRYNMNTTIWTDITDPNMTGERFFIDVTPAAPDNLYLEYVGKAFISNDRGNTYTSKTASFSGQIPNRNALAVSPTESNIFYIGGKDVHRTINNGNSFVEYTSYGSIHDDIHSIAYISSSASGTNGINDSLLIGTDGGVSLIVGPSSVYKKTRNGLDITQAWECDVNKYGKAYEVMGTQDNGTMLQVNRQWRKISGGDGGSSMFTNFGGKEYVIHSTNSYIGMSDINQLSSTKTIETNICAKVGMPGSLCLGVATHTTAFMLDTQDPSVFYFGLHDVYKHDLTASNIYASQVNISPTLNSKRYVSDLAMSYTNSNLIYLSTDRTQWGSGTLIDSALFKTTDGGATWIGITPEWAARDNSSITDIEVNPDDDQELWITLGGFYDNSNTPNPDKVFHSTNGGTTWSNYSEGLENFPVHQIKYEKGSNDRLYLATDIGVFYRDASMNQWECFNSGLPSVVVMDVEINYCHRKIYAATYGRGMWSTDLLPANEILAGSPNGEVWNADQKIHQTIHIKPGDKLTINNATISMAAGTKIIVDQGAELILNSSTITNECGAFWDGIEVWGNSSYNTNSQYCPSGTSCLVGKLTMNYSTIENADNAVRLWNPNDWNMRGGMIYASSSFFKNNRRDVEFMAFENHYNSGPNAGQVAPYRSAFYKCDFIIDQNYLFDVKPPRDAMVTLWQVRGIDFDGCDFKNISGQSLNKAGIYSWDADYTVKEWCNQYPCTTPVQSHFIGLKAGIDATSSGMGYAFMVDTTNFINCDYGVVANGVQHAVITRNSFSLDANGFGVQPPSSIGIYLNVADQFTVTQNKLDGLTTGILARSTGGAVNLIDKNGFENAYYGNMAYKDNNDPGNTFFGLQYECNLHQNPGIYDITIHGGTGIARNQGASNHAADNAFTNSSSLFPEKHIANNSSIGVIMNYFHHTNSAGYILEPTDIDPLKVITHDLQGGINPNDNCLSSIEHFLSQDRGRMDQQKGESERSVFNEAKSNYHQAQYVYTSTVDGGDTYGLLNTVQTTQPQDAWNLRNDLINDSPLSDEVIIETINDGLLSNALLLDVLMVNAHASRNEEIMNLLETKTVPMPAYMINTFLGLFEVLSQRDVLEAEIAHEAIAMNKSARLLIAHWMADSTGDDSDSIPALLAEIPTPMADLQRIAYYRGMGNMEQANLIMSAMDDAHELTSWQQDMISGVEDVYNIYDQAVSGGKQQLKELSSITETTLDNYSQETDTRKGVYAKSWLKFSQEELYLPEMVTYNPPAGKRAQQSVFELREVQEEVIFEIFPNPAQEYITVQSAGYASENVIRIEIINSQGKVVLTNQKMNTASQNINMGSLPTGMYVIRILDGAHEVQKQMLEIIK; encoded by the coding sequence ATGAAACTTTTTAAAACTCTTTTAGCGCTAACCATTACATTTAACTCTTTTGGACAGTCAGTTGATGATTATATAAGTAATCATAACATGACCTTTGAGAACATTCAAACTTCGGTTAAAGCCTTATATCAGAATAAGGCTATTCTTACCGATAGTGATTCTTCAGATTTAAAGAATTATGCCAGATGGGAGCAATTTTGGAAAACTAGATTGAACACTGATGGAACTACAGGTTATACAGATGCACCTGATGCTGGATTTGTAACTTGTGGAAGCCTGGGAAACTGGAAAAGTGAGGGGCCATCAACAATTCCCTTGGGGACCTTACCAATTAATTCTAATGGAATTGGTAGAATAGAAAGTATAGCAGTGTATGAGCAAAATCACGACATTGTATATGCAGGTTCAAATACTGGAGGCCTGTTTAAAAGTACCAATTTGGGTAATTCATGGCAAAGTGTATTTGACGTGGATTCTATTCGTGTTCCGGGTTTAGGTATTGTGGATATCGTAATTCATCCGACTAATTCTGATATTGTATGGATTGCAACAGGATTATCGGGTCCAATAAGTTCTCGGTATGGAGCAGGAATATATAAAACGACAAATGGAGGGCAAACCTGGGAAAATATATCTCAGACTTTTAATGGTACTACCCAATATAAAATTGTTGCAGATATTGAAATGTCACCACTGAACGTCAATGAGTTGTATGTAACCTATGAGGGTCAAATCATGAGGACATTGGATGGAGGTACCACTTTTTCAGTTTTTAGAACGGACCCCAATGGACAAAAATTTGATAAGTTAAAGATGATCAATTCAGGGGGGGATATGTTATTGTATGTGACTGCGCATAAGAATGGTTCAAATCCAGCTAGGGTCTGGCGTTATAATATGAATACTACCATATGGACAGATATTACTGATCCCAATATGACCGGAGAGCGTTTTTTTATAGATGTAACTCCTGCAGCGCCAGATAATTTATATTTAGAATATGTTGGAAAAGCATTTATTTCAAATGATAGAGGAAACACATATACGTCAAAGACAGCATCATTTAGTGGGCAAATACCCAATCGAAACGCATTGGCGGTTTCTCCTACCGAATCTAACATCTTTTACATTGGAGGAAAGGATGTGCATAGGACTATTAATAATGGAAATAGTTTTGTTGAATATACAAGTTATGGTAGTATTCATGATGATATTCATTCCATTGCATATATATCATCATCAGCCTCTGGGACGAATGGTATAAATGATTCATTGTTAATCGGAACAGATGGTGGTGTAAGCTTAATTGTCGGCCCCAGTTCAGTATATAAAAAGACGCGAAATGGTTTAGATATCACACAAGCCTGGGAATGTGACGTGAATAAATATGGCAAGGCTTATGAAGTTATGGGAACGCAGGATAATGGAACCATGTTGCAGGTAAATCGCCAATGGAGAAAAATATCAGGTGGAGATGGCGGAAGTTCAATGTTTACCAATTTTGGAGGTAAAGAATATGTGATTCATAGTACCAATAGCTATATTGGTATGTCGGATATTAATCAATTATCTTCTACGAAGACCATTGAAACAAATATTTGTGCTAAAGTAGGGATGCCAGGATCCTTGTGTTTAGGAGTTGCTACACATACTACTGCATTTATGTTGGATACACAGGATCCAAGTGTGTTTTATTTTGGACTTCATGATGTATATAAACATGATTTAACAGCATCAAATATATATGCTTCGCAAGTAAATATATCACCGACATTAAACTCCAAAAGATATGTGTCTGACTTAGCCATGTCTTATACCAATTCTAATCTGATCTATTTATCTACGGATAGAACGCAATGGGGTTCTGGAACATTGATTGATTCGGCATTATTTAAAACAACTGACGGTGGCGCAACCTGGATAGGGATTACTCCGGAATGGGCGGCCAGAGATAATTCATCCATAACGGATATTGAAGTCAATCCGGATGATGATCAAGAATTATGGATTACGTTAGGTGGTTTTTATGATAATTCAAATACTCCAAATCCAGATAAAGTATTTCATTCTACAAATGGAGGGACAACATGGAGTAATTACTCTGAGGGGTTAGAGAACTTTCCGGTACACCAGATTAAATATGAAAAAGGTTCCAATGATCGATTGTATTTAGCTACGGATATCGGTGTGTTTTATAGAGACGCATCTATGAATCAATGGGAATGCTTTAATTCAGGATTACCTTCAGTGGTGGTGATGGATGTAGAGATAAATTATTGTCATCGAAAAATATATGCAGCTACATATGGGCGAGGGATGTGGAGTACAGATTTATTACCTGCGAATGAAATTCTAGCAGGTAGTCCTAATGGTGAAGTATGGAATGCAGATCAAAAAATACATCAAACGATACATATCAAACCGGGAGATAAACTCACCATCAACAACGCGACCATCAGTATGGCAGCCGGAACCAAGATTATTGTAGATCAGGGGGCGGAGTTGATTTTAAACTCAAGTACCATTACCAATGAATGTGGGGCTTTTTGGGATGGCATTGAAGTATGGGGGAATAGTTCATATAACACCAATTCCCAGTATTGTCCTTCTGGGACATCTTGTTTGGTGGGGAAACTAACCATGAATTATTCCACTATTGAAAATGCGGATAATGCGGTGCGTTTATGGAATCCAAATGATTGGAATATGCGTGGGGGAATGATCTATGCAAGTAGTTCATTCTTTAAAAACAACCGAAGAGATGTAGAGTTTATGGCGTTTGAAAACCACTATAATAGTGGGCCAAATGCAGGACAAGTGGCGCCTTATCGCAGTGCGTTTTATAAATGTGATTTTATCATAGACCAGAACTATTTATTTGATGTGAAACCACCAAGAGATGCCATGGTAACCCTATGGCAAGTACGTGGAATTGATTTTGACGGATGTGATTTTAAAAACATCTCGGGGCAGAGTTTAAACAAAGCGGGGATTTACTCCTGGGATGCCGATTATACCGTAAAAGAATGGTGTAACCAGTATCCATGTACTACTCCGGTACAAAGTCATTTTATAGGACTAAAAGCCGGAATTGATGCCACCAGTAGTGGAATGGGCTATGCGTTTATGGTAGATACGACCAACTTTATCAATTGTGATTATGGGGTGGTGGCCAATGGAGTACAACATGCGGTGATTACCCGAAATTCATTTAGCCTGGATGCCAATGGTTTTGGGGTGCAACCCCCAAGTTCTATTGGGATTTATTTAAATGTGGCAGATCAATTTACCGTAACCCAAAATAAACTGGATGGACTCACGACTGGGATTCTAGCGCGTTCTACCGGTGGAGCAGTGAATCTGATTGATAAGAATGGTTTTGAGAATGCCTATTATGGGAATATGGCGTATAAGGATAATAATGACCCTGGTAATACTTTCTTTGGACTACAATATGAATGTAATCTCCATCAAAATCCGGGGATTTATGATATCACCATTCATGGAGGAACTGGAATTGCCAGAAATCAAGGAGCTTCAAATCATGCTGCGGATAATGCCTTTACCAATAGCAGTAGTTTATTTCCTGAAAAACATATTGCCAATAATTCTTCCATTGGGGTGATCATGAATTACTTTCATCATACCAATTCGGCAGGATATATTTTAGAACCGACCGATATTGATCCGTTAAAGGTCATTACCCATGATTTACAAGGGGGCATCAACCCTAATGATAATTGTCTTTCGAGTATTGAGCATTTTTTAAGTCAGGATCGCGGACGAATGGATCAACAAAAAGGAGAAAGTGAACGCAGTGTGTTTAATGAAGCTAAGTCCAATTACCATCAAGCGCAATATGTCTATACCAGTACGGTTGATGGTGGAGATACCTATGGGTTATTGAATACCGTGCAAACCACACAACCTCAGGATGCCTGGAATTTACGTAATGATTTAATCAATGATTCCCCGTTAAGTGATGAAGTGATTATAGAAACCATTAATGATGGATTATTGTCCAATGCGCTACTTTTGGATGTATTGATGGTGAATGCTCATGCTTCTCGAAATGAGGAAATCATGAACTTATTAGAAACCAAAACGGTTCCGATGCCGGCTTATATGATCAATACCTTTTTAGGATTATTTGAAGTACTGTCACAACGTGATGTACTCGAAGCTGAGATTGCCCATGAAGCCATAGCCATGAATAAATCTGCACGATTACTGATTGCCCACTGGATGGCGGATAGTACCGGAGATGATTCAGATAGTATTCCGGCACTCTTGGCTGAGATTCCAACGCCAATGGCGGATTTGCAACGCATCGCGTATTACCGCGGGATGGGAAATATGGAGCAAGCAAATTTGATTATGAGTGCGATGGATGATGCGCATGAACTAACCTCCTGGCAACAGGATATGATCTCAGGCGTTGAAGATGTATACAATATATATGATCAGGCCGTTTCCGGAGGGAAACAGCAATTGAAGGAGTTGAGTTCCATTACCGAGACGACTTTAGATAACTATAGTCAGGAAACTGATACCCGAAAAGGGGTGTATGCAAAATCGTGGTTAAAGTTTAGTCAGGAAGAGCTGTATTTACCGGAGATGGTGACCTATAACCCACCAGCAGGTAAAAGAGCGCAACAAAGCGTTTTTGAATTGCGCGAAGTACAAGAAGAAGTTATCTTTGAAATATTCCCAAATCCGGCACAGGAATATATTACAGTACAAAGTGCTGGATATGCTTCTGAAAATGTGATTCGTATAGAAATCATTAACAGCCAGGGGAAAGTGGTATTGACCAACCAAAAAATGAACACAGCAAGCCAAAATATTAATATGGGATCATTACCTACCGGAATGTATGTGATCCGTATTTTGGATGGAGCACATGAAGTACAAAAACAAATGTTAGAAATCATCAAATAA
- the rocD gene encoding ornithine--oxo-acid transaminase — protein MANTMEKLGSKHYIELEDKYGAHNYHPLPVVLSKGEGVHVWDVEGKKYYDFLSAYSAVNQGHCHPEIIGALNEQASTLTLTSRAFFNDKLGVYEKFVTEYFGFEKVLPMNTGAEAVETALKLARKWAYEKKGIPQNQAKIIVCENNFHGRTTTIISFSNDPDARQNFGPFTTGFVRIPYDDIDALREALNDPNIAAFLVEPIQGEAGVYVPGEGYITEAAKLCREKNVLFIADEVQTGVARTGKLLAVDHENVKPDVLILGKALSGGVYPVSAVLADKHIMEVIHPGQHGSTFGGNPVAATVAIAALNVVKNEKLAENAETLGQLFRSEINKLVEKSKLVCQVRGKGLLNAIVIDDSPNSTTAWDICMKLAENGLLAKPTHGNIIRFAPPLVMTEEQILDCVQIISNTILDFEKA, from the coding sequence ATGGCAAATACAATGGAAAAGTTAGGCTCAAAGCACTATATCGAGTTGGAAGATAAATATGGCGCACATAATTATCATCCGCTACCAGTGGTTTTGTCCAAAGGTGAAGGTGTTCACGTTTGGGATGTAGAAGGAAAGAAGTATTATGATTTTTTATCTGCTTATTCTGCAGTAAATCAGGGACATTGTCATCCTGAAATTATCGGAGCTTTAAATGAACAGGCTTCCACTTTAACTTTAACATCTCGTGCATTTTTTAACGATAAGTTAGGTGTATACGAAAAGTTTGTAACAGAATACTTTGGTTTTGAGAAGGTATTACCAATGAATACTGGTGCTGAGGCAGTAGAAACTGCGTTAAAACTGGCTCGTAAGTGGGCATACGAGAAAAAGGGAATTCCACAAAATCAGGCGAAGATTATTGTTTGTGAAAACAATTTCCACGGTAGAACGACTACGATCATTTCTTTTAGTAATGATCCGGATGCACGTCAAAACTTTGGACCATTCACAACAGGTTTTGTTCGTATTCCTTATGATGATATTGATGCGTTAAGAGAAGCTTTAAACGATCCAAATATTGCAGCGTTTTTAGTAGAGCCTATTCAAGGAGAAGCTGGGGTATATGTTCCGGGAGAAGGTTACATTACCGAAGCGGCTAAATTGTGTAGAGAGAAAAACGTATTGTTTATTGCGGATGAAGTACAGACTGGTGTAGCAAGAACTGGGAAGTTGTTAGCGGTAGACCACGAAAATGTAAAACCAGATGTTTTAATTCTGGGTAAAGCATTATCTGGTGGTGTTTATCCGGTTTCTGCAGTATTGGCAGATAAGCATATTATGGAAGTGATTCACCCGGGACAACATGGATCTACGTTTGGAGGAAATCCGGTAGCGGCTACAGTTGCAATTGCAGCCTTGAATGTAGTGAAGAATGAAAAACTAGCAGAGAACGCAGAGACTTTAGGTCAGTTATTCCGTTCTGAAATCAACAAATTGGTTGAGAAGAGCAAACTGGTATGTCAGGTAAGAGGTAAAGGGTTATTGAATGCTATTGTAATTGATGATTCTCCAAACAGTACTACGGCATGGGATATCTGTATGAAGTTGGCTGAAAACGGATTATTAGCAAAACCAACACATGGTAACATTATTCGTTTTGCGCCACCATTGGTGATGACCGAAGAGCAAATTTTAGATTGTGTTCAGATTATTAGCAATACGATTTTAGATTTCGAAAAAGCATAA
- a CDS encoding T9SS type A sorting domain-containing protein: MRFFWIIILFGLGSQLGAQSTYFNMRYPETGAWGSGTRAIVNQNDSLYVNIGYNFNAAGFKSQTFSTMNITNGSNTLGVRIEADSTEVFSGSLIGYSQGGFYDVMSIESITDSLVYRYMVVKYDVYGDTVFTKTYIDNSLFLSVLDVVEDRDEGLVFVGRIQTIPANQMGTEDIILIKTDSLGNELWRRVYGNTTNFEQGFSVQITPDSGYIIGGAVYHPDFSDEQRPYIIKIDSVGNVEWEQTYGAVDTNNLPVYNIINTQDGGYAFVGGLGVMKYTGSDTHFPWIVKLDSQGNIMWSKMNKEGSPSPVFSEYHDLIELADGSLVVCGTHVRLNLDTVNFKGKYSTMGVIAKYSANGDSLWSRSFVHPENVQSPWSDHFFNSIVQTDDGGFAAAGYLLPNPPDTGTQDTWVVKVDSFGCLVQGCEVVSVPQIETSIAALKIYPNPTHNLLNIEITPNGNPRVYDFELYDLLGKRVLTQKLQSYQNTISVSGLASGIYTYKIDEVWGKIVIE; the protein is encoded by the coding sequence ATGCGATTCTTCTGGATCATCATATTATTCGGATTAGGCTCTCAGTTGGGAGCCCAATCCACCTATTTTAATATGCGGTACCCGGAAACGGGTGCCTGGGGAAGCGGCACTCGGGCCATAGTGAATCAAAATGATTCATTATATGTGAATATCGGCTATAACTTTAATGCAGCCGGGTTTAAAAGTCAGACTTTTTCGACCATGAACATTACCAATGGAAGCAATACCCTTGGTGTAAGAATAGAAGCAGATAGTACAGAAGTTTTTTCAGGTTCATTAATTGGTTATTCTCAAGGAGGATTTTATGATGTAATGAGTATTGAATCCATAACCGATAGTTTGGTTTATCGATATATGGTCGTTAAGTATGATGTTTATGGCGATACAGTCTTTACTAAAACATATATAGATAATTCTTTGTTTCTGTCAGTACTTGATGTTGTAGAAGATAGGGATGAGGGGTTAGTATTTGTCGGAAGAATTCAAACTATTCCTGCAAATCAAATGGGAACAGAAGATATAATTTTGATTAAAACTGATAGTTTAGGTAATGAACTATGGCGTAGGGTTTATGGAAATACTACGAATTTTGAACAAGGTTTTTCGGTTCAAATTACTCCAGATAGTGGCTATATAATAGGAGGAGCGGTTTATCACCCGGATTTTTCAGATGAACAACGTCCGTATATTATTAAGATTGATAGTGTTGGAAATGTGGAGTGGGAACAAACGTATGGGGCAGTAGATACCAACAATTTACCCGTGTATAATATTATAAATACACAAGATGGAGGTTACGCATTTGTAGGTGGTTTGGGGGTTATGAAATATACTGGGTCTGATACTCATTTTCCCTGGATAGTGAAATTGGATAGTCAGGGAAATATCATGTGGTCTAAGATGAATAAAGAAGGTTCTCCTTCACCTGTATTTTCAGAATATCACGATTTGATAGAATTAGCCGATGGGAGTTTGGTAGTTTGTGGAACGCATGTTAGACTTAATCTAGATACTGTAAATTTTAAGGGAAAATACAGTACGATGGGTGTGATTGCTAAATATTCTGCGAATGGAGATTCCTTATGGAGTAGAAGTTTTGTTCATCCTGAGAACGTACAAAGTCCCTGGTCCGATCATTTTTTTAATAGTATAGTACAAACAGATGATGGAGGTTTTGCAGCAGCAGGATATTTGCTCCCCAATCCACCCGATACCGGAACGCAAGATACCTGGGTGGTCAAAGTAGATAGTTTTGGATGTTTAGTTCAAGGCTGTGAAGTGGTAAGTGTTCCTCAAATAGAAACATCTATTGCTGCGCTAAAAATATATCCCAACCCAACACATAATCTTCTAAATATCGAAATCACTCCCAATGGGAACCCTCGCGTATATGATTTTGAACTTTATGATTTGTTAGGTAAACGCGTACTGACTCAAAAACTGCAATCGTATCAAAATACGATATCCGTTTCCGGTTTAGCCTCAGGAATCTATACCTATAAAATCGATGAGGTATGGGGGAAGATAGTTATTGAATAA